One stretch of Caldalkalibacillus uzonensis DNA includes these proteins:
- a CDS encoding (Fe-S)-binding protein yields the protein MSVPGQHLKISGRAAPTCQSPSNYLWEDPPDEDKFSVCVHCGMCLEACPTYLQTGHEHQSPRGRVHLIKAVAQGKMEVNEAFEDPVFTCLDCRACETACPAGVQVGALIEEARGQIRQAMPLKGWKGWLHNFFLRGIFPYPSRLQLLGQLLKFYQKSGLQWLTRKLGLLNILPAHMRDMENIMPPVATPVLKRYPTVVPAQGETKLRVGLLTGCVMDVMFSDINEATIRVLSRNGYEVVLPKNQTCCGALHVHAGDREKGKELARQNIDAFLSVGVDKIIVNAAGCGCALKEYAELLHHDERYKDKAYTFAAKVEDVSKFLYENGYEKPKGTLQMRMTYHDACHLAHGQGVRFEPRQLLKEIPGVELVEMSHADTCCGSAGIYNLTNPEMAGKILTEKMQHVPQDVELISMGNPGCMLQMAMGVLCDGRNQRVVHTVQVLDWAYQQSSEQNDELDQDTFKQVAPTKEVH from the coding sequence ATGAGTGTTCCCGGACAGCATCTAAAGATAAGCGGTCGAGCAGCACCTACGTGTCAATCGCCAAGCAATTACTTGTGGGAGGATCCACCGGACGAAGATAAGTTTTCAGTTTGTGTGCACTGCGGGATGTGCTTGGAAGCCTGCCCCACCTATTTGCAGACAGGGCATGAACATCAATCACCACGGGGACGGGTTCATTTGATCAAAGCGGTTGCCCAAGGCAAGATGGAGGTGAACGAGGCCTTTGAAGATCCTGTCTTCACCTGTTTAGATTGCCGGGCCTGTGAGACGGCTTGTCCAGCCGGAGTCCAAGTCGGGGCACTTATTGAGGAAGCGAGAGGACAGATCCGCCAAGCGATGCCTTTAAAGGGCTGGAAAGGATGGCTGCACAACTTTTTTCTCAGGGGCATATTTCCCTACCCGTCCAGACTGCAATTGCTGGGGCAGCTGTTAAAATTTTATCAAAAAAGCGGTTTACAGTGGCTCACTCGCAAATTGGGCTTGCTCAACATTTTACCAGCCCATATGCGGGATATGGAAAATATTATGCCTCCTGTTGCAACTCCTGTTCTTAAACGTTATCCAACTGTGGTACCTGCCCAGGGGGAAACCAAACTGCGTGTCGGACTCTTGACAGGCTGTGTCATGGATGTGATGTTTAGTGACATCAACGAGGCTACCATTCGTGTCCTGTCGCGCAACGGTTATGAAGTGGTGTTACCCAAAAATCAAACATGCTGTGGGGCACTTCATGTTCATGCCGGGGATCGGGAGAAGGGCAAGGAGCTGGCTCGTCAGAATATTGATGCATTTTTGTCGGTTGGCGTCGATAAAATTATCGTAAATGCTGCCGGATGCGGTTGTGCATTAAAGGAGTATGCCGAATTATTGCACCATGATGAGCGCTACAAAGACAAAGCTTACACATTTGCTGCAAAGGTTGAAGATGTATCTAAATTTTTATATGAAAATGGCTATGAGAAACCCAAAGGCACCCTTCAGATGCGCATGACGTATCATGATGCATGCCATCTGGCTCACGGGCAAGGCGTTCGCTTTGAACCACGCCAATTGTTGAAGGAGATCCCCGGTGTTGAACTTGTGGAAATGTCCCATGCGGATACATGTTGCGGCAGTGCAGGAATTTATAATTTGACCAATCCCGAGATGGCCGGCAAAATTTTAACGGAAAAGATGCAGCATGTTCCTCAAGATGTAGAATTGATTTCTATGGGCAACCCGGGCTGTATGCTGCAAATGGCCATGGGTGTTTTGTGCGACGGACGTAACCAGCGTGTGGTTCATACGGTACAGGTACTGGACTGGGCTTACCAGCAAAGCAGTGAGCAGAATGATGAGCTTGATCAAGACACTTTCAAACAAGTAGCCCCCACCAAGGAGGTGCACTAG
- a CDS encoding electron transport protein, with translation MKWLLRGAVFVVFLLGLIVIVTLYVVEPRYAYMPPENNIIAAPGQYASLANEDRGVDYGYDLWGQFITREESQQLLQTEEGQALLAPENGAVRVDDQLVRLGREMFYKETFGNEVFLTDILGLLDGPLTLQNIMRAIMELKGEGTDNLQVELAETVKIGDKIYRKGTKIDTGLDVPKGSYTPLGMPITLSEGRVRVGISCAACHATVDRETGMVVEGAPNSNLNAGLLLALASNSAAYLTNTEIEALQNYIRDEGRTVETSAGKKVPLPDPYELEKAVDEVLASWPPGNFDSTMDLTANPAQIPDSFTWGDHPYGWSGFAFAGPFNGLSSLNNNVHAQNSDLLAQYEQSESLFGIDKEVYIGTILQNAANPKFRYRPESGQKPSEFFKEIDPTPGFVGINENIKPPTFPNVSFFTPNGTIVSSPGYHVGEQINALSAYQNGLRAPEPKIKLDRDTVQKGREVFRRAGCISCHAGPAYTNNRVISAGEIQTEPTRAKAFKGTQKIMKNPVIYPPNTPVPVPENASVLEVPIDHVDPEQIKLAYAYGTDGGYKVKGLVGLYWSAPYLHDGGVAVGPDPDQQVGLTGTLLKGIKPDPENSLRALVNRSLRAKVIEANRRSPQLQQARVTGSGHHYWVDEEAGFTPEEQEALIQYLISLNEPEAQLSATENARPLEEE, from the coding sequence ATGAAGTGGTTGTTAAGGGGAGCTGTGTTTGTTGTTTTTCTTCTCGGACTGATTGTGATTGTTACCCTCTATGTTGTAGAACCCCGCTATGCCTATATGCCTCCTGAAAACAACATCATAGCTGCACCCGGTCAATATGCCAGTTTGGCAAACGAAGATCGGGGTGTGGATTATGGTTATGATTTGTGGGGACAATTTATCACCCGGGAAGAGTCACAGCAATTATTACAAACAGAGGAAGGACAAGCGTTATTGGCTCCGGAGAACGGCGCGGTTAGAGTGGATGATCAACTAGTCCGCTTAGGCCGGGAAATGTTTTATAAAGAAACGTTTGGCAATGAGGTTTTTTTAACTGATATTTTAGGGCTTCTTGATGGCCCCTTAACCCTGCAAAATATCATGAGAGCAATCATGGAGTTAAAGGGTGAAGGAACGGATAATTTGCAGGTTGAGCTGGCCGAAACGGTCAAGATTGGAGACAAGATTTATCGTAAAGGAACCAAAATCGATACAGGGCTCGATGTCCCCAAAGGGTCTTATACCCCTTTAGGCATGCCGATTACATTATCTGAAGGGCGCGTCCGAGTCGGCATCAGTTGTGCCGCGTGCCATGCTACGGTTGACCGTGAAACAGGAATGGTGGTGGAAGGGGCCCCGAACAGCAATTTAAATGCAGGGCTTCTTTTGGCTTTAGCGTCCAATTCAGCTGCCTATCTGACCAATACGGAGATTGAAGCGTTGCAAAACTACATAAGAGATGAGGGACGGACGGTTGAAACAAGTGCTGGAAAGAAGGTGCCTCTCCCTGATCCTTATGAACTGGAAAAGGCTGTTGATGAGGTCCTGGCCAGCTGGCCGCCAGGCAACTTTGATTCGACAATGGACCTGACAGCCAATCCTGCCCAAATTCCCGACTCATTCACTTGGGGAGATCATCCTTATGGTTGGAGTGGTTTTGCCTTTGCTGGCCCGTTTAACGGTTTGAGCAGTTTAAATAATAATGTTCATGCCCAGAACTCTGATCTTTTGGCACAGTACGAGCAAAGTGAAAGCTTATTTGGCATAGATAAAGAGGTTTATATCGGCACCATTTTGCAAAATGCAGCCAATCCCAAATTTCGTTACCGCCCTGAATCCGGACAAAAACCGTCGGAGTTTTTCAAGGAGATAGATCCAACACCTGGTTTTGTGGGGATCAACGAAAATATAAAGCCGCCTACTTTTCCTAATGTCTCTTTCTTTACTCCCAATGGCACTATCGTTAGTTCTCCCGGTTACCACGTAGGTGAACAAATCAATGCCCTGTCTGCCTATCAGAATGGGTTGAGGGCACCTGAACCTAAGATTAAGTTGGATCGAGATACGGTTCAGAAAGGGCGGGAAGTGTTCCGGCGGGCAGGGTGTATCAGCTGTCATGCCGGTCCTGCTTATACCAATAACCGTGTCATTTCCGCAGGCGAGATCCAGACGGAACCGACGAGGGCAAAAGCTTTTAAAGGGACACAAAAAATCATGAAAAACCCGGTGATCTATCCGCCGAATACCCCGGTCCCCGTGCCTGAAAATGCCTCGGTGTTGGAAGTGCCTATTGACCATGTTGATCCCGAGCAAATTAAACTGGCCTATGCCTATGGCACAGATGGGGGATACAAGGTTAAGGGCTTAGTGGGCTTGTATTGGTCGGCTCCTTACCTGCACGACGGGGGTGTGGCCGTCGGGCCTGATCCGGACCAACAAGTGGGTTTGACCGGAACCTTGCTGAAAGGAATTAAACCGGACCCTGAAAACAGTTTACGTGCCTTGGTGAACCGGTCCCTGAGAGCAAAAGTTATTGAGGCGAACCGCCGTTCACCTCAATTGCAACAGGCCCGTGTCACAGGGAGCGGCCATCACTATTGGGTGGATGAGGAGGCGGGCTTTACACCCGAAGAGCAAGAAGCCTTGATCCAATATTTAATTTCTTTAAATGAACCGGAAGCCCAACTGTCAGCCACTGAAAACGCTAGGCCTCTAGAGGAGGAATGA
- a CDS encoding L-lactate permease has translation MSTGMLAFLSLLPIATVLVFLVILKWPASRAMPISYVVVVLLALFVWKVPGAQIAAATVNGLVVTGTLLYIIFGAILLLNTLKESGGLRTIRQGFTDITPDRRIQVIIIAWLFGSFIEGAAGFGTPAAVAVPLMVGLGFPAMAAVVSGMIIQSTPVSFGAVGTPILVGVNSGLGSGTDEGVTSYITQLGYADWNLFLNMIGAKVALLHALAGTLVPLILVAFMTGFFGKNKSFSEGLKVWKFALFAAFAMTIPYLIVANILGPEFPSMLGGLIGLAIVVTAAKKGFLMPPKEEYWDFDEKENWDPEWIGRITLEDMEHKNGRMSMFKAWAPYILVGLFLVLTRLKSLPFEDWLKAWTVTFPNIFGTEITASFQPLFLPGTIFILVSLITFFIHQMDAASYRRAWAGSGKTMIAASTALIFTVPMVQVFINTQGGAAGFERMPIALADGVAALAGSAWPLFGAFIGGLGAFVAGSNTVSNMMFSLFQFGVGDRIGVDPVWIVALQAVGGAAGNMICVHNVVAASAVAGLIGREGTVIRKTMLPFLYYALTAGATVYAIVWYGEKGWFNVGTLILLGIIAAAIYIISTNQNRLNHLGSDKHFTS, from the coding sequence ATGAGTACGGGAATGCTAGCTTTTTTGTCATTATTGCCCATTGCCACCGTCCTGGTCTTTCTTGTCATTTTGAAGTGGCCGGCCAGCAGGGCTATGCCGATCTCCTATGTAGTGGTGGTTTTGCTGGCGCTGTTTGTCTGGAAAGTGCCGGGAGCACAGATTGCCGCCGCTACTGTTAACGGGCTCGTCGTGACAGGAACCCTTTTGTACATTATTTTTGGTGCGATTTTGTTGTTAAACACACTGAAGGAAAGTGGTGGGCTTAGAACCATTCGCCAAGGTTTTACAGACATTACCCCAGATCGCCGCATACAAGTGATCATTATCGCCTGGTTATTCGGTTCCTTCATAGAAGGGGCTGCGGGATTTGGTACACCAGCTGCTGTTGCCGTCCCCTTGATGGTGGGCTTAGGCTTTCCGGCTATGGCTGCAGTGGTGTCAGGCATGATTATTCAGTCAACCCCTGTCTCGTTTGGGGCAGTGGGAACTCCCATCTTGGTTGGTGTGAATAGCGGGCTGGGCAGTGGCACAGATGAAGGAGTCACCTCTTATATCACCCAGCTTGGCTATGCAGACTGGAACCTGTTTTTAAATATGATTGGCGCTAAGGTAGCTTTGTTGCACGCTTTGGCAGGAACGCTTGTTCCCTTAATTCTGGTTGCCTTTATGACCGGATTCTTTGGCAAAAACAAATCATTTAGCGAGGGGCTTAAAGTATGGAAGTTTGCCTTGTTCGCCGCCTTTGCCATGACTATTCCGTACCTGATTGTAGCCAATATATTAGGACCTGAATTCCCGTCCATGCTTGGTGGGCTGATTGGTTTGGCCATTGTTGTAACCGCTGCCAAAAAAGGCTTTCTCATGCCTCCAAAAGAGGAATACTGGGATTTTGACGAAAAGGAGAACTGGGATCCGGAATGGATTGGCCGCATTACATTGGAAGACATGGAACACAAAAACGGCAGGATGAGTATGTTTAAGGCTTGGGCCCCTTATATTCTGGTCGGCTTGTTTCTTGTATTGACACGGTTGAAAAGCCTTCCGTTTGAAGACTGGTTGAAAGCATGGACCGTGACGTTTCCCAATATTTTTGGAACAGAAATCACTGCTAGTTTTCAGCCCCTGTTTTTACCTGGAACAATCTTTATTCTTGTCTCCTTAATCACATTCTTCATTCACCAGATGGATGCAGCTTCTTACAGGCGTGCCTGGGCCGGTTCTGGCAAAACGATGATTGCGGCTTCAACGGCACTTATTTTTACCGTGCCCATGGTGCAGGTGTTTATTAACACTCAGGGAGGGGCAGCCGGGTTTGAACGGATGCCCATTGCCCTGGCCGATGGCGTGGCAGCACTAGCGGGATCGGCCTGGCCCTTGTTTGGGGCTTTCATCGGCGGCTTGGGTGCTTTTGTAGCGGGGAGCAATACAGTAAGTAATATGATGTTCTCCTTGTTCCAGTTCGGAGTGGGGGACCGGATTGGTGTTGACCCCGTTTGGATTGTGGCCCTTCAGGCCGTGGGCGGTGCAGCCGGAAACATGATCTGTGTGCATAACGTTGTGGCTGCTTCGGCTGTGGCTGGTTTGATCGGGCGGGAAGGGACAGTGATTCGTAAAACGATGTTGCCCTTTCTCTATTATGCTTTGACGGCAGGTGCCACTGTTTACGCTATTGTTTGGTATGGTGAAAAAGGATGGTTCAATGTGGGCACCCTGATATTACTGGGCATCATTGCTGCCGCCATTTATATTATCAGCACCAATCAAAATCGCCTCAATCATCTTGGGTCCGACAAGCACTTTACGTCTTAA
- a CDS encoding ABC transporter ATP-binding protein: MSQSLASSHSEQRVAEEKLSRKHVFKRLLGYTRPHWRGLSSAFLVLLLATGADLVGPILVQTFIDDYLTPGLFDWQAIVFLAALYICLHLTSVALTYYQSFSFQKIAQYIIQQLRMDVFSKVQHLGLSFFDRTPGGSLVSRITNDTEAIKELYISVLAIFLQSTVFLLGIFVAMFYLDTRLALFCLALLPLIIAVMSLYRRLSSQAYHITRQKLSLLNAKLNESLQGMGVIQAFRQQQRLRDEYYRITDEHYKAHLKTVRFNGLLLRPATDLIYLVAIVLVLGYFGHQSFLSGVEIGVVWAFVTYLDRFFEPVNMMMMRLSQLQQALVAGERVFGLLDETELAPGQQGTGNPVITSGHIEFRDVTFSYDGKVNVLKNISFEAKPGQTVALVGHTGSGKSSIVNLLLRFYPLKQGQILIDGVPLEHYKDEELRKKVGLVLQDPFLFVGDIRSNITLNDPSFSEQDVQAAARFVQADSFIEKLPRTYQEPVGERGATYSSGQRQLISYARTMVRNPKILVLDEATASVDTETEEAIQEALANMRQGRTTIAIAHRLSTIQEADLILVLHKGEIIERGTHQELLAKKGLYYKMYLLQHGINEKLSVQG, encoded by the coding sequence GTGAGTCAGTCACTTGCTTCTAGCCACTCGGAACAGCGCGTTGCAGAAGAAAAACTAAGCAGGAAACATGTATTTAAGCGCTTGCTGGGCTATACGCGCCCCCATTGGAGAGGGCTGAGTAGTGCTTTTCTGGTTCTGCTTTTGGCCACGGGAGCCGATCTGGTCGGGCCGATACTGGTACAAACCTTTATTGATGACTATCTTACCCCGGGCTTGTTTGACTGGCAGGCTATTGTTTTTTTGGCCGCATTATATATCTGTTTGCATTTAACATCGGTGGCCCTAACCTATTATCAGTCGTTCTCTTTTCAAAAAATTGCCCAATACATCATCCAGCAGTTAAGGATGGATGTGTTCAGCAAAGTCCAGCATTTAGGTTTGAGCTTCTTTGACCGTACTCCGGGGGGAAGTCTTGTCTCCCGGATCACCAACGATACGGAAGCCATTAAAGAATTGTATATCAGTGTTCTAGCCATTTTCCTTCAAAGCACAGTCTTTCTATTGGGCATTTTTGTGGCTATGTTTTATCTGGACACCCGCTTAGCCTTGTTTTGCCTGGCCCTGCTCCCTTTGATTATCGCGGTGATGAGTCTCTACCGCCGCTTAAGTTCCCAGGCCTATCACATCACCCGTCAAAAGCTGAGCTTGCTTAATGCCAAATTAAACGAATCCTTGCAAGGAATGGGCGTCATCCAAGCTTTCCGTCAGCAGCAGCGTTTGCGGGATGAGTACTACCGCATTACCGATGAGCATTATAAAGCCCACCTAAAAACCGTTCGTTTTAATGGCTTATTGCTGCGGCCAGCCACTGACTTGATTTATCTTGTGGCCATCGTACTTGTGTTAGGTTATTTTGGGCACCAATCCTTTTTAAGCGGCGTGGAAATAGGGGTGGTATGGGCTTTTGTTACTTACCTGGATCGCTTCTTTGAACCTGTCAATATGATGATGATGCGTCTGTCCCAATTGCAGCAAGCTTTGGTTGCCGGAGAACGGGTTTTTGGGCTTTTGGACGAGACTGAGTTGGCTCCCGGTCAGCAAGGCACCGGGAATCCTGTTATCACTTCAGGCCATATTGAGTTCAGAGACGTGACGTTCAGTTATGACGGCAAAGTAAATGTGCTCAAAAATATCTCCTTTGAAGCCAAGCCGGGACAAACAGTGGCTCTGGTCGGCCATACCGGAAGCGGCAAAAGTTCCATTGTTAACCTGCTGCTTCGCTTTTATCCCCTTAAACAAGGACAAATCTTAATCGATGGCGTGCCTCTTGAACATTACAAGGATGAGGAATTGAGAAAGAAAGTGGGCTTGGTGTTACAAGATCCCTTTTTGTTTGTGGGTGATATCCGCTCTAATATTACCTTAAACGATCCATCGTTTTCTGAGCAGGATGTTCAGGCAGCGGCCAGGTTTGTGCAAGCAGATTCGTTTATCGAAAAACTGCCTCGCACCTATCAGGAACCGGTGGGAGAGCGGGGAGCCACATATTCCAGCGGTCAGCGCCAATTAATTTCCTACGCCAGGACAATGGTCAGAAATCCAAAGATATTGGTTTTGGACGAAGCCACAGCCAGTGTGGATACAGAAACAGAGGAAGCAATTCAGGAAGCATTGGCCAACATGCGCCAAGGCCGGACAACGATTGCCATTGCCCACCGGTTATCTACCATTCAGGAGGCAGACCTGATCCTGGTCTTGCACAAAGGTGAAATCATCGAAAGGGGAACCCATCAAGAACTATTGGCCAAAAAAGGACTCTATTATAAGATGTACTTGCTGCAACACGGTATAAATGAGAAGCTATCCGTACAGGGGTAA
- a CDS encoding ABC transporter transmembrane domain-containing protein, translating to MSIFKDLLWFFKREKTSYLSGVMLLMLVSLLTLLPPYVVGLIVDGIAEGSLTPAELWRWLGILLGSGVLVYVFRFAWRILIFGAALRLGRLLRNRLYHHFTRMSPEFFEQRRIGDLMAHSTNDVQAIEATAGEGVLTFVDSLTLGGLVIIIMFTAIHAPLTLIVLIPMPFMAWATSYYGKLLHQRFHLAQAAFSDLNDKVQENISGMRVIKAFGREEAEKAAFRRQTDDVVRKNIAVARIDSLFDPTISLIVGISFFLAIGFGSWFIVRGEMTVGQLTTFTMYLGLLIWPMLAFGWLFNIVERGRASYDRVNRLLSLEPAIKEEKGALVNKPQGDIEFDIHTFVYPPGQHHPALQHICIRLAKGHTLGVIGKTGAGKTTLVRLVLREFDCTQGDIQIGGVSIYRYRLDALRESIAYVPQDHFLFSATIRENIAFGNPQATMEEIEEAARIACIHDDILHFDQGYETVVGERGVTLSGGQKQRISIARALLMDPEILILDDALSAVDAKTEESILQALKAFRRDKTTLITSHRLSSVEHAEEIIVLSEGQIVERGTHRELIALGGWYRLMYEHQQLESLVEKGG from the coding sequence ATGAGCATTTTTAAAGATTTATTGTGGTTTTTTAAACGGGAAAAAACAAGTTACCTGTCAGGTGTTATGTTATTAATGCTTGTCTCATTGCTCACTTTGCTGCCGCCCTATGTGGTAGGGCTTATTGTGGACGGCATCGCCGAGGGATCATTAACCCCGGCTGAATTGTGGCGCTGGCTGGGCATATTACTTGGCTCTGGTGTGTTGGTGTACGTGTTTCGTTTTGCCTGGCGGATATTGATTTTTGGGGCTGCCTTACGGTTGGGGCGCTTGTTGCGCAACCGCCTGTATCATCATTTTACCCGGATGAGCCCTGAATTTTTTGAGCAGCGGCGCATCGGAGATTTGATGGCTCATTCCACCAATGATGTGCAAGCCATTGAAGCCACCGCGGGGGAAGGGGTGTTAACCTTTGTTGATTCCCTGACGCTGGGAGGTTTGGTGATTATCATCATGTTTACCGCGATTCATGCTCCGTTAACCTTGATTGTCTTGATTCCCATGCCATTTATGGCCTGGGCCACCAGCTACTATGGCAAACTGCTGCATCAGCGCTTTCATCTGGCTCAAGCGGCTTTTTCAGATTTAAATGATAAAGTACAGGAGAATATCTCCGGCATGCGGGTGATTAAAGCTTTTGGACGGGAAGAAGCGGAAAAAGCCGCTTTTCGGCGACAAACCGATGATGTTGTGCGTAAAAACATTGCCGTGGCCCGCATCGATTCCCTGTTTGATCCCACCATCTCTCTCATTGTGGGTATTTCATTTTTCCTGGCGATTGGCTTTGGCTCCTGGTTTATCGTCCGCGGAGAGATGACAGTGGGGCAGCTGACCACCTTTACCATGTATTTGGGCCTGTTGATTTGGCCTATGTTGGCTTTTGGCTGGCTGTTCAATATTGTGGAAAGAGGGCGTGCCTCTTACGACCGCGTCAATCGTCTGTTAAGTTTAGAGCCTGCTATCAAGGAGGAAAAAGGGGCCCTTGTTAACAAACCCCAGGGTGATATTGAGTTTGATATTCACACTTTCGTCTACCCCCCGGGACAACATCACCCCGCTTTGCAACATATCTGCATCCGGCTGGCTAAAGGCCATACTTTGGGCGTGATCGGCAAAACGGGAGCAGGGAAAACCACCTTAGTTCGGTTAGTGCTGCGGGAATTTGATTGTACCCAGGGAGATATTCAAATTGGCGGCGTCTCCATCTACCGCTATAGGCTGGATGCTTTGCGGGAGAGTATTGCCTATGTGCCGCAAGATCATTTCCTGTTTTCAGCAACGATAAGGGAAAACATTGCCTTTGGAAATCCACAAGCGACGATGGAAGAGATTGAAGAGGCAGCCCGGATCGCCTGTATTCATGACGATATTCTGCATTTTGACCAAGGTTATGAGACGGTTGTGGGTGAAAGAGGGGTCACCTTATCCGGAGGGCAGAAGCAGCGTATTTCCATTGCCAGGGCCCTGCTGATGGATCCTGAAATTCTCATTTTGGATGATGCACTGTCGGCCGTAGATGCCAAAACGGAAGAATCGATCCTACAAGCACTTAAGGCTTTCCGGCGCGACAAGACAACGTTGATCACTTCACACCGCTTAAGCAGTGTGGAGCATGCCGAGGAAATTATTGTGCTTAGCGAAGGCCAAATTGTGGAGCGGGGGACCCATCGGGAGTTGATAGCCCTTGGTGGCTGGTACCGGCTCATGTATGAGCATCAACAACTGGAATCGCTCGTGGAGAAAGGGGGATAA
- a CDS encoding DUF1657 domain-containing protein: MTVQTQLQQAISSAKSVEASLAQFALETQNQQAKQLFQQLAQQQKNIVTQLEGRYQQVLDEEPQFKQQQ; encoded by the coding sequence ATGACAGTACAAACCCAATTACAACAAGCCATCTCTTCAGCCAAAAGTGTTGAAGCCAGCTTAGCCCAGTTTGCTTTGGAAACACAAAACCAACAGGCTAAGCAATTGTTTCAACAATTGGCTCAGCAACAAAAAAACATCGTCACCCAACTGGAAGGGCGTTATCAGCAAGTGTTGGATGAAGAGCCCCAATTTAAGCAACAACAATAA
- a CDS encoding FAD-binding oxidoreductase — protein MFKKKQRLQSAQDPVVVQLQSIVGEEDVLYRYEDLVAYECDGYTIHRGIPRAVVFPDSTAEVSAVVKYLHQQQIPFIPRGAGTGLSGGAIPQNNEVIISLVRMKKLLEVDLHNRYAVVEPGFVNLKLTNAIADKGYYYAPDPSSQYACTIGGNVAENAGGAHCLKYGVTTNHVLGMELVLSNGDIIEVGGVPDMPGYDLMGLLTGSEGTLAIVTKIKVRILKTPEQKKTVMAYFDKVQDASHAVSDIIAAGIVPAALEMMDKVAIEAVEAANFPVGHPRDIEAVLLLAVDGISAGIDDQIAEVVEVCRKHHVREVKVAQTPEEAARWWANRKTAFGAMGAISPDYLVQDGVIPRSRLPEVLARIREISERSGLRIANVFHAGDGNLHPLILFDSRKPGETDLAVKVGSEVLKVCADVGGSITGEHGVGIEKKEEMRFVFTDEEIEAQLQIRDVFNPQQLLNPDKLFPTPGKCAEVKQAANK, from the coding sequence GTGTTTAAAAAGAAGCAGCGGCTCCAATCAGCACAGGATCCTGTTGTTGTCCAGTTACAGTCAATTGTAGGTGAAGAGGACGTCTTGTACCGCTATGAAGATCTTGTTGCTTATGAATGTGATGGGTATACCATCCATAGAGGAATCCCACGGGCAGTTGTCTTCCCTGATTCAACCGCAGAAGTCTCTGCTGTCGTGAAATATCTTCATCAGCAACAGATTCCGTTTATCCCTAGGGGAGCGGGAACGGGACTGAGTGGAGGGGCCATTCCCCAAAACAACGAGGTCATAATTAGCCTGGTACGTATGAAAAAGCTGCTGGAAGTAGATCTTCATAACCGCTACGCTGTGGTTGAACCGGGATTCGTCAATTTGAAACTGACCAACGCCATTGCGGATAAAGGTTATTATTATGCCCCTGACCCCTCCAGTCAATATGCGTGCACCATTGGGGGAAACGTGGCCGAAAATGCAGGGGGGGCCCACTGCCTGAAATACGGAGTGACCACCAATCATGTGCTGGGGATGGAACTGGTCTTGTCCAATGGAGACATCATCGAAGTAGGCGGTGTTCCTGACATGCCAGGCTACGATTTAATGGGCTTGTTGACCGGTTCGGAGGGGACCCTTGCTATTGTGACCAAAATAAAGGTGCGTATCCTCAAAACACCAGAGCAAAAGAAAACCGTCATGGCTTATTTTGATAAAGTGCAAGATGCTTCCCATGCCGTTTCTGATATTATTGCAGCAGGGATTGTGCCTGCTGCACTGGAAATGATGGACAAAGTGGCTATTGAAGCAGTAGAAGCAGCCAATTTTCCAGTGGGACATCCACGGGACATTGAAGCCGTTTTGCTCTTGGCTGTGGATGGCATTTCTGCGGGAATTGATGATCAGATTGCTGAAGTGGTGGAAGTATGCAGAAAGCATCATGTCAGGGAGGTGAAAGTGGCCCAAACGCCTGAAGAGGCTGCAAGATGGTGGGCCAATCGGAAAACAGCCTTTGGTGCCATGGGGGCAATTTCCCCAGATTATCTGGTGCAGGATGGGGTGATTCCCCGTAGCCGTCTGCCCGAAGTCTTGGCCCGTATTAGAGAAATCAGTGAACGTTCCGGATTGCGCATTGCCAATGTATTTCATGCCGGAGATGGCAACTTGCATCCGCTGATTTTGTTTGATTCCCGCAAACCGGGTGAGACGGACTTGGCTGTCAAGGTAGGTTCTGAAGTATTAAAAGTATGCGCTGATGTGGGCGGGTCGATTACAGGTGAACATGGTGTGGGCATTGAGAAAAAAGAAGAGATGCGCTTCGTCTTTACTGATGAAGAGATAGAAGCCCAATTACAGATCAGGGATGTGTTTAACCCCCAGCAATTGCTTAATCCGGACAAATTGTTTCCCACACCCGGCAAATGTGCAGAAGTGAAACAGGCAGCCAACAAGTAG